In one window of Candidatus Atribacteria bacterium ADurb.Bin276 DNA:
- the gluP_1 gene encoding Rhomboid protease GluP has product MIPIRDELPTRKFPFITVILIAINIIIFLFEILQGQGLEPFFRYGGLVPATLWGKGELNTSFISPWLTLISSIFLHGNILHLGSNMLYLWIFGNNVEDFLGHFHYLIFYLISGIFAGLVHALLFPSSTIPTIGASGAIAGVMGGYLILFPGARVIVMLIFGFFVTFVRVKAVLVLGIWILLQVVSGLTSLGMSSRGGVAWFAHIGGFLLGVLWCKIVSNRYYRTHYW; this is encoded by the coding sequence ATGATTCCCATTCGAGATGAGTTACCAACCAGGAAATTTCCATTCATCACGGTTATTTTGATAGCCATTAATATTATTATATTTCTTTTTGAAATCTTACAAGGGCAAGGTCTGGAACCGTTTTTCCGATACGGAGGTTTGGTACCAGCTACTCTGTGGGGGAAAGGTGAATTAAACACCTCTTTCATTTCGCCCTGGTTAACCTTGATTAGTTCGATATTTTTGCATGGAAACATCCTCCACCTTGGTTCAAATATGCTTTATTTGTGGATTTTTGGTAATAATGTGGAGGATTTTTTAGGACATTTTCATTATCTCATTTTTTATCTTATTAGTGGTATATTTGCCGGGTTGGTTCATGCTCTTCTGTTTCCTTCGTCAACTATACCAACAATCGGTGCCAGTGGTGCTATTGCTGGTGTAATGGGCGGGTATCTCATCCTCTTTCCGGGAGCGAGAGTTATTGTCATGCTCATTTTTGGTTTTTTTGTTACTTTTGTGCGGGTGAAAGCAGTTTTGGTCTTAGGAATTTGGATTCTTCTCCAGGTGGTTTCTGGCTTGACCTCATTGGGCATGAGTTCAAGAGGAGGAGTTGCTTGGTTTGCTCACATAGGAGGTTTTTTATTAGGTGTGTTATGGTGTAAAATAGTCTCGAACCGATATTATCGAACTCATTATTGGTAA
- a CDS encoding CBS domain protein yields MFIEELMIPEAPTVNDFDTVGDTIQFLNRRKLSGVPVVDLEQNLVGYFSGSDFFNYIESEVKKELGSAALSFYEFRKKMRELFDKEVSEFLSEKSESLEVNQTEEDAIHFFLQSDFESVPVVRMGKVVGMLSKTKLLQVMLENK; encoded by the coding sequence TTGTTTATTGAAGAACTAATGATTCCAGAAGCTCCAACTGTCAATGACTTTGATACCGTTGGGGATACAATTCAGTTTTTAAATCGCAGAAAACTTTCCGGAGTTCCGGTGGTAGATCTGGAACAAAACTTAGTTGGTTACTTTTCTGGAAGCGATTTTTTTAATTATATTGAGAGCGAAGTTAAAAAAGAATTAGGAAGTGCCGCCTTATCTTTTTACGAATTCAGGAAAAAAATGAGGGAACTTTTTGATAAAGAGGTTTCTGAATTTTTATCTGAAAAAAGTGAATCTCTTGAAGTAAACCAAACTGAAGAAGACGCAATTCATTTTTTCCTCCAATCAGACTTTGAATCAGTCCCGGTGGTACGAATGGGTAAAGTGGTTGGAATGCTTAGTAAGACGAAATTACTCCAAGTTATGCTTGAAAATAAATAA